In Theileria parva strain Muguga chromosome 4 map unlocalized ctg_529, whole genome shotgun sequence, one DNA window encodes the following:
- the SET1 gene encoding SET domain protein — translation MAEMEADGINQEVEVSNFKPHDNLKNANNHDPLEEPSNSVNTNGITNQFKKKKGPLKNEGIPRELLGLCIDMDWCRKPGEDHTNGFNINHGKGLDYYHRNKEAPKHDEIEDDSTLDLNTNKHKPKFRDDNPKSKSLVETSSKNRQELQKRNNSEPKKEESSKESGKANKTKPKPNRNSRSESPKEPKTKKDSNAEHKADSDSPEGQNKKDKKVTEAKKVGEDQKVKKLRDSFMALSKYPFNKETKLKSKDCIVFCKMKSNLNHTLNALENNRDKFEMSNFHLYKGLFVVDKVSESNEVTFTSVNEVNKNITSKFVKINQKSPKLNSTNLGSSLKFEESGMSCFVFENLALYWSGSSVLMCLLLKKVEEGVYTFNYKSKNDTGKSLNSKKAVRMCCNISARDPKKFKNDETVEPSPCPNKDYWCIIFEIIEDVVNPFLFRVTEPNLIRPYNSLLFKKNRTINKILRNIIMCSLNMTVPEGEEKLIDELTELKVQFCNVDKEKPQTFDNSNCLTCLLIVQFLTSNSQYYPSKPKTPSRVKSSNSYVSFKVLDILNQKPIEKDKSENKTEEKLTPKLTMTKRVMNENASTEEISEDNVEDGLFVDSIHRITRRMIKELKSSDTTPDYPDIKKVKSDNIQKRPLSNISSEDKEDEDEQPKKKKTLSQSIQAVQPAPTTQITKLERITTVVQKLVQITDIPSGFQILGYLIKYSPIDKDPMNKKGREWKYGVVKYWDPKYKSFFIHSLKEEVMKAGSEVQMFLKLLENTENKYSEAVTWIHSQAYFLVQIGEHPVFNRTRKITPTVRKNEQTEETTPICKVCNKKILLMRRDFANISNNTNFEANFDEKILLRDFIDELQTTYDCPNYLFRNPTHSTVLALRELEQIGFKRIIRILEANLDITKIILGDYRRELILLYNKTALYLCIKVIWWFRKHCNIKDSLSSKSPLNLIYWGFKCVTCGNHYHSKCLMYQHLRKTTPDLSKENVINRANKHRTFCKNFRVATSMRTSYYSNENLYDTTDFKMDIDNDFGKTYLGDITDEEVESWLNESETDEEYVVKTKTRNSQLEDNNMKITKNENGEKEDLKEHYVYYPFLDSTVDHNEWNCPECRTCMYCCEPIRGRSYISRLNYCFGCADTSMKSYKQFPPCFEQKVDQLQRNCLQTEKVKDVVCVSCSTSAHRSCCYPMVPNLLFIESWKCDYCTQCISCGYRDITCADYLNWGLFFFFCLKCWELLERSNYCGICYKVWTNFDTSSQKWVQCEGCKLWIHIECDDLARLITDCPSSRNQNYRCLICRSEDKMFRCTKALEQIFIVDKLNQFRYPVSPTFVTYWRLVTKPMNLVTLFTKLESGKYKSVYEFIFDVFLIPYNAKMVNMPNTKIYKFAIIFERKCRQIVSSIMQITDSEITMIMDNGTSGGNVISREKKLMTTESPEQVQTDMIQEVSELEKEAEEEPVVAIRSEKMPEAVGKQEGQKMTNTFSELKRKVVKFNLTFEYLLSCILNMDVNLQDNSDNNTCMDMTAMRNILPQFGSASYEGVPPISFTEISKLLHPHVPCGLVFSVVSVASVVAPKFMFPPTFSSSEDFEKLVKSKKLIMLNKNKSKNPYLLSLIKCRGKKLGEFYLDTQEQLDQMSKILFKCGFIKELDACVICGSTAFQSYLMYCENCAEPMHYYCAGYIFPPGYLKYNKLKCALCSKCERCELEIQSNHPYELSNVMDYKFGEALGLIPTVITNIVLHSAQVIADAANTMMAQTNQNKENYEFHNLAMKYGTFLDGRFMVTHTGHISMNLEKELQEKIYHPLNSVKCVSCGKSTHLNCIRIVRPPKPNVLDKLNENNPGESGDSNNGNFIGGRAEHDPTYTYGTEEQDPESRYGHGEQDPNHYLETMKCIRNNLKSIEMRLKQGLLDSENANVVKVGEEHKRNDSNTNHLRTALRNLSVCMDIMKNLNVHVSAEKLEDSVKDHSKDSKPQIDPKHNNLSNYYQKKFFDRKIVSGGFDTANTTHYSSKVALKNTAKESLSDYYSTYVPREDENMYYTGTTVPLYNQFDNRVRNHWEVGNSNEGQKMGFTFEGMATYEDLSTTLGEDKGFTNVDLRRLSDSLLNPVEENRITEPRTVSECTNSSFFSYAEILKAFEENTQEEQSKKEEEDVDIDEFNLPLNLGWEFDGSGVFSCSKNCSKKYHNLNNLRFPQESLYSNSLLKQFDALQEYYKLMEVDPVTPKYHLKKIKSNFNFDDDFEDRLNGSEGLSEVRVTNRCIMCGKLVKNIISTENKEEQDGTSEVVMYSLPQTTGVWALCVACEAYSKYLENLCKEVSGTKGEKTVKMEKVGNMALDTMTSNDFLSIIESARNWILTSQHSINYITTVLDALCPNMFENIVLRGIVYDFLIDGDHSEIYPHLYNTFIKSPMTPVLFTESKDSLMKHQVSNSSSDTDLKNNMVIEMNNELSEKTEDALVESKTDGVELALEPYSGVEEEKMDKKKILSKTSYQVMISKYTQYVVRSTRFFGVYKELLSYKVLLRKLGFLGESNVYYEYSAKAAEFLSTKLKKLFHQVINGEVQRDEVSGRLNQKYPYMRKHLAYLIFNGDINLYKGLKTGENFDKFTDYVNLEKSTTSPAWFLGKIGYEAEGILKLLQEFVKFANISAKKNRELPVKRNNFYKKLFMQQKPFQNRMGTSEATKSNEDLFYSEFAKKSSSQLTITNLCDSLKVAMEKLSSESKMEDLEDYLTKLIGSSYLVDLVSSRAITGDLVIKEVMDSDKFYTEFTDSEDKVIKPPLSNHLRSKQQNMYSASHYSRNVRNQEQKRLESCCLCGVGENTLLRGCLVPWRNGFIHSECILWSLKDVYCPRTYNYNYDNLYTLFEFSENSQMENAYKKKNNIVPAVNFQQPKYADETGSEGSENSEDQGVLDLDDETEDSRRQSEFDDNGTEYIDESDKDEIVVQSAQSGVTVGNAKSETIEQGSKPDATVETGKPDATVETGKPDATVETGKPDVTVETGKPDATVETGKLDVRVETDKAEPVVETGKPEVTSGPVKTDHPVVNTVRFQDDQNKPMVTFAPTNVTNGFVKPELTFGSGETREDGNARVEGVEVDDENRVFAERVPEQANINLMYMPVLPPVHVPDSLVEMIYKASRLTTCQWCNMKGATVTCAGYNCKISFHLCCALVASSKLVHSMLERDNPEDEFQVKVFPIKMFYTRRKVWCAACFEFITENVKSYHIKSLMNQKKSDIKSFLCLEGLSPNAARIVFRQTLQSVRIVPRTLDYKKLEIFMSWTSSTYKIVKSAYNQTMYNHQLEPEVSNFISDIFKPDPLPDSPNKINTDYDYKNKYFLYGSDKHATSVFSVKVPFLWYDEAVTHNLWRIGTLAIINIGDALMQDRSGTLYPIGFTSVKRFWNTNYFRQKNEEAQANLNYFERQKKYFTNSHAPDDTAGCSNGLTGNHKSCLDQLFLNHNSSFNTAFDHRKHMGHATRSYYLFCIRSLGGEPFFTIDLISDPNSQYPNLRLCQGRDLTKTYNAFKDIINARTLDIPPETFFGLNLHIVLQQIRFDLCCTTMHRTTQFCKIAAFKQSVLGSRISNFDVNLRLGEPTVSLPYKLNRTVMLEHLSKDLREREQTDPELIDVRNNRSRTRKQYDLSNSSTQYRYLLSIPPESRLDVKPSVIHGLGLFATESIPAGEPVVEYVGELIRDVVGDQREELYSEGQGGDGSCYMFRLDDQYIVDATRKGNMSRFINHSCDPNCLCRIITCENGMKHIVVFAKSELSPGDEVTYDYQFGVESETRKLMCLCGAPNCLGRMN, via the exons ATGGCAGAAATGGAGGCCGATGGAATCAATCAAGAAGTAGAAGTGAGTAATTTCAAGCCACACGACAATCTCAAAAACGCAAATAATCACGATCCATTAGAAGAACCCTCGAATTCTGTTAATACCAACGGAATAACTAACCAGTTTAAGAAGAAGAAAGGGCCACTGAAAAATGAAGGAATACCAAGAGAACTACTGGGTCTGTGCATAGATATGGACTGGTGTAGAAAGCCCGGTGAAGATCATACTAATGGATTTAACATAAATCACGGGAAAGGCTTGGATTATTATCATCGTAACAAGGAGGCACCAAAACATGATGAAATCGAGGATGATAGTACTCTTGATTTAAACACTAATAAACACAAACCTAAGTTTAGAGATGATAACCCTAAATCAAAATCTCTGGTTGAAACAAGTTCAAAAAATAGACAAGAACTACAAAAGAGAAATAACAGTGAGCCCAAGAAGGAAGAATCATCTAAGGAATCGGGTAAAGCTAATAAAACTAAACCGAAACCTAATAGAAATTCAAGGTCTGAATCACCGAAGGAACCTAAAACAAAAAAGGATTCTAATGCAGAACATAAAGCAGACTCTGATTCTCCAGAAGGacaaaataaaaaggaTAAAAAGGTTACAGAAGCTAAAAAGGTTGGGGAAGATCAAAAGGTGAAGAAATTAAGAg ACTCGTTTATGGCACTGAGCAAGTATCCGTTCAATAAAGAAACGAAACTGAAGTCTAAAGATTGTATAGTATTCTGTAAAATGAAATCTAACCTTAACCATACACTAAACGCACTGGAAAACAATCGAGATAAGTTTGAGATGTCCAATTTTCACCTTTACAAGGGCCTCTTCGTGGTTGATAAAGTGTCTGAGTCAAATGAAGTTACATTCACTTCAGTGAACGAAGTCAATAAGAATATCACCTCTAAATTTGTCAAAATAAATCAGAAATCGCCAAAACTTAATAGCACAAACTTAGGGTCCAGCTTAAAGTTTGAAGAGTCGGGAATGTCATGCTTCGtgtttgaaaatttagCACTGTACTGGTCTGGGAGTAGTGTTTTGATGTGTTTGCTTCTTAAAAAGGTAGAAGAAGGAGtttatacatttaattataaGAGCAAAAATGATACTGGGAAGTCATTAAACTCTAAAAAAGCAGTTAGAATGTGTTGTAACATCTCAGCGAGAGATCCGAAgaagtttaaaaatgatgaaacaGTAGAGCCATCACCCTGCCCGAATAAAGATTACtggtgtataatatttgagaTCATAGAGGACGTGGTGAACCCGTTTCTTTTCAGAGTTACAGAGCCGAACTTAATTAGGCCCTACAATTCACTGTTATTCAAGAAAAATCGCACAATAAATAAGATTTTAAGAAACATCATAATGTGTAGTTTGAATATGACTGTTCCAGAAGGTGAGGAAAAGCTAATTGATGAATTGACTGAATTAAAGGTGCAATTCTGCAATGTGGATAAAGAAAAGCCTCAGACATTTGATAACTCAAATTGTTTAACATGCCTCCTGATAGTCCAGTTCCTGACTTCAAATTCGCAGTATTACCCCTCTAAGCCGAAGACGCCCTCTAGAGTTAAGTCGAGTAATAGTTACGTGAGCTTTAAGGTGTTAGATATACTAAACCAGAAACCAATTGAGAAGGATAAAAGTGAGAATAAAACGGAAGAGAAGCTCACGCCAAAACTAACAATGACGAAAAGGGTGATGAATGAAAATGCTTCTACAGAGGAAATTAGCGAAGATAATGTGGAGGATGGGTTGTTTGTAGATTCAATACATAGAATAACTAGAAGAATGATAAAGGAACTGAAGTCCTCAGATACAACACCAGATTACCCCGATattaaaaaagttaaatcTGACAATATCCAGAAGAGACCGTTATCAAATATTTCTTCTGAAGATAAGGAAGATGAAGACGAACAACCAAAGAAGAAAAAAACTTTATCTCAATCAATTCAAGCCGTACAACCAGCACCAACCACCCAGATAACAAAATTAGAAAGAATAACAACTGTAGTACAAAAACTGGTACAAATCACAGATATCCCTTCAGGATTCCAGATTTTAGGGTACCTTATCAAGTATTCGCCAATAGATAAGGACCCAATGAATAAGAAGGGAAGAGAATGGAAGTACGGAGTAGTCAAGTACTGGGATCCGAAGTATAAGTCATTTTTCATACATTCACTGAAAGAAGAAGTGATGAAAGCAGGATCTGAGGTGCAAATGTTCCTCAAACTTCTAGAAAATACCGAGAATAAGTATTCAGAGGCAGTAACCTGGATTCATTCCCAGGCGTACTTTCTAGTACAAATAGGAGAACATCCAGTTTTTAACCGCACGAGAAAAATAACGCCAACTGTCAGAAAAAATGAACAAACTGAAGAAACAACACCAATATGTAAAGTGTGTaacaaaaaaatattactaatGAGAAGAGATTTTGCAAATATTTCcaataatacaaattttgAAGCAAACTTTGATGAAAAAATCCTTTTGCGTGATTTCATTGATGAGTTGCAAACTACATACGACTGTCCAAACTATTTGTTTAGAAACCCAACACATTCAACAGTGCTGGCATTGAGAGAATTGGAACAAATAGGTTTCAAAAGAATAATTCGGATCCTTGAGGCGAACCTGGACATAACCAAGATAATACTAGGAGATTACCGAAGAGAACTGATACTCCTGTACAATAAAACGGCGTTATACCTGTGCATTAAAGTAATCTGGTGGTTTAGAAAACATTGTAACATAAAAGATTCATTGAGTTCAAAGTCGCCATTGAATCTTATATACTGGGGTTTCAAGTGTGTGACATGTGGAAACCATTATCACTCAAAGTGTTTAATGTATCAACATTTGAGGAAAACGACGCCAGATTTAAGTAAAGAGAACGTAATTAACAGAGCAAATAAACACAGAACATTTTGCAAAAACTTCAGAGTGGCAACGAGCATGAGGACATCCTACTACTCAAATGAGAACCTCTATGACACAACAGACTTTAAAATGGACATAGACAACGATTTC ggGAAAACTTACTTGGGAGATATCACTGACGAGGAAGTTGAAAGTTGGTTAAATGAAAGTGAAACAGATGAGGAATATGTGGTCAAAACCAAAACACGAAATTCTCAATTAgaagataataatatgaagataacaaaaaatgaaaatggGGAGAAAGAAGATTTGAAGGAACACTATGTGTATTATCCATTTTTAGACTCAACAGTGGACCATAATGAGTGGAATTGTCCGGAATGCAGAACGTGCATGTACTGCTGTGAACCAATAAGAGGAAGAAGTTATATCAGTAGATTAAACTACTGTTTCGGGTGCGCAGATACGTCAATGAAGTCATACAAACAGTTCCCACCATGCTTTGAGCAAAAAGTAGATCAGTTACAGAGAAATTGTCTGCAAACGGAAAAGGTAAAGGATGTTGTATGTGTGTCATGTAGCACTTCAGCACACAGATCCTGTTGTTACCCGATGGTTCCAAACCTACTCTTCATAGAGTCATGGAAGTGCGATTACTGTACACAGTGTATCTCGTGTGGATATAGAGATATCACCTGTGCAGATTACTTGAACTGGGGACTGTTCTTTTTCTTCTGCCTAAAGTGCTGGGAACTGTTGGAGAGGTCCAACTACTGTGGAATTTGCTATAAGGTCTGGACTAACTTCGATACCAGCTCCCAGAAGTGGGTCCAGTGTGAAGGCTGCAAGCTGTGGATACACATAGAATGTGATGACCTGGCGAGACTGATCACGGACTGCCCATCGTCGAGAAATCAGAATTATAGATGCCTTATTTGTAGATCAGAGGATAAGATGTTCAGGTGTACAAAAGCTCTTGAACAGATATTTATCGTAGATAAACTTAACCAGTTTAGATACCCAGTCTCACCAACTTTCGTAACATACTGGAGACTAGTAACCAAACCCATGAACTTAGTCACACTATTCACcaag TTGGAGAGTGGTAAGTATAAGTCGGTGTACGAGTTTATATTTGATGTGTTTCTGATACCGTATAACGCGAAGATGGTAAACATGCCGAACACGAAGATATACAAGTTCGCAATCATATTCGAGAGAAAGTGCAGACAGATAGTGTCCAGCATAATGCAAATAACGGATTCTGAAATTACAATGATCATGGATAACGGAACATCGGGAGGAAATGTGATATCAAGAGAGAAGAAATTGATGACCACAGAATCACCAGAACAGGTGCAAACTGATATGATACAGGAAGTAAGTGAATTGGAAAAAGAAGCTGAAGAAGAACCAGTAGTTGCTATCAGGAGTGAGAAGATGCCAGAAGCTGTTGGTAAACAAGAAGGACAGAAAATGACAAACACATTCTCAGAATTGAAGAGAAAAGTGGTCAAATTCAATTTAACATTTGAGTACCTTCTGTCTTGTATATTGAACATGGATGTCAATCTCCAGGATAACTCTGACAATAACACATGTATGGACATGACGGCAATGAGGAACATATTGCCACAATTTGGTTCAGCAAGTTACGAAGGTGTGCCGCCAATAAGTTTTACGGAGATATCTAAGCTATTACATCCGCATGTGCCATGCGGGCTAGTTTTCTCAGTAGTCTCAGTGGCGTCAGTTGTGGCACCCAAGTTCATGTTCCCGCCAACGTTCAGTAGCAGTGAGGATTTCGAGAAGTTGGTTAAATCAAAGAAGCTGATAATGTTGAATAAGAATAAGTCTAAAAATCCATACCTGTTGTCACTGATAAAGTGCAGGGGGAAGAAGTTGGGCGAGTTTTATCTGGACACCCAAGAACAGCTGGATCAAATGTCTAAAATACTGTTTAAATGTGGTTTTATAAAGGAACTAGATGCGTGCGTAATATGTGGGTCAACTGCATTTCAGAGTTACTTGATGTACTGTGAAAATTGCGCAGAGCCAATGCACTATTACTGTGCAGGATACATATTCCCACCAGGATACCTTAAGTACAACAAGCTTAAGTGCGCATTGTGCTCAAAATGTGAAAGATGTGAACTCGAAATCCAGTCAAATCATCCGTACGAACTTTCGAATGTGATGGATTACAAGTTCGGAGAAGCATTGGGTTTGATACCGACGGTGATCACAAACATAGTGTTACACTCAGCTCAAGTGATAGCAGACGCAGCAAATACTATGATGGCTCAAACGAACCAGAATAAGGAAAACTATGAATTCCATAACCTTGCAATGAAGTATGGCACTTTTCTGGATGGAAGGTTCATGGTGACACATACAGGGCATATATCAATGAACTTGGAGAAGGAACTACAAGAGAAGATTTATCACCCTCTGAACTCAGTCAAGTGTGTATCATGTGGGAAATCAACACATCTAAACTGCATTAGAATAGTCAGACCACCAAAACCTAATGTACTAGACAAGTTAAATGAAAACAACCCAGGAGAATCTGGTGATAGTAATAatggtaattttattggAGGTAGAGCAGAACATGACCCAACGTACACGTATGGCACCGAAGAACAGGATCCTGAGTCTAGATATGGTCATGGGGAACAAGACCCGAATCATTATTTGGAGACAATGAAATGCATTAGAAACAACCTTAAAAGTATAGAAATGAGACTAAAACAGGGTTTATTGGATTCAGAGAATGCTAATGTGGTTAAAGTTGGTGAAGAACATAAAAGAAATGATTCAAATACAAACCATTTAAGGACGGCACTTAGGAACCTGTCAGTTTGTATGGATATCATGAAGAATCTGAATGTCCATGTTTCTGCAGAAAAATTAGAAGATTCAGTGAAAGATCACTCTAAGGATTCCAAGCCTCAAATTGACCCTAAACATAACAATTTGTCAAATTATTACCAAAAGAAATTTTTTGACCGTAAAATAGTTTCAGGAGGGTTTGACACTGCTAACACAACTCACTATTCTTCGAAAGTTGCATTAAAAAACACCGCAAAAGAATCATTATCCGACTATTACAGCACATACGTGCCCAGAGAAGATGAGAACATGTATTACACTGGCACTACAGTTCCTTTGTATAACCAATTTGATAACAGAGTTAGAAATCATTGGGAAGTTGGAAACTCTAATGAGGGACAGAAAATGGGATTCACATTTGAGGGCATGGCCACATACGAAGATTTGAGTACAACACTGGGAGAAGATAAAGGTTTTACTAACGTGGACTTAAGACGTCTGAGTGATAGTTTACTAAACCCAGTTGAAGAAAATCGAATAACAGAGCCAAGAACAGTATCAGAGTGCACAAACTCGTCATTCTTCTCATACGCAGAAATATTGAAAGCATTTGAAGAAAACACACAAGAAGAACAGTCGAAGAaggaagaagaagatgTGGACATAGATGAGTTCAACTTACCACTGAACTTGGGTTGGGAGTTTGACGGCTCAGGAGTGTTCTCGTGCAGTAAGAACTGCTCAAAGAAGTATCATAACCtgaataatttaaggtTTCCACAGGAGTCTTTGTACTCCAATTCACTACTGAAACAGTTTGACGCTCTACAGGAATACTACAAGTTGATGGAAGTAGACCCTGTAACACCGAAATATCACCTGAAAAAGATTaagagtaattttaattttgacGATGATTTTGAGGACAGATTAAATGGAAGTGAAGGGTTATCAGAAGTAAGAGTGACAAACAGATGTATAATGTGTGGAAAGTTGGTTAAAAACATCATTAGCACTGAGAATAAGGAAGAGCAGGATGGCACTTCTGAAGTAGTAATGTACTCTCTGCCCCAGACGACAGGAGTGTGGGCATTGTGTGTAGCATGTGAAGCCTATAGTAAATATCTCGAAAATCTGTGTAAAGAAGTTTCAGGTACAAAAGGTGAAAAAACAGTAAAGATGGAAAAGGTGGGAAATATGGCACTGGACACTATGACCTCAAATGACTTTCTCTCAATAATTGAATCGGCAAGAAATTGGATCCTAACAAGTCAg CACTCGATTAACTATATCACAACAGTGTTGGATGCACTGTGTCCGAATATGTTTGAAAACATAGTCCTCAGAGGAATTGTATATGATTTTCTAATCGATGGAGATCACTCTGAAATATATCCTCACCTCTACAATACCTTCATTAAGTCGCCAATGACACCAGTTTTGTTCACAGAATCCAAAGACTCACTAATGAAACATCAA GTGTCGAATAGTTCAAGTGATACTGATTTGAAGAATAATATGGTCATTGAGATGAATAATGAGTTGAGTGAAAAAACTGAAGATGCCCTTGTGGAATCTAAAACCGATGGCGTAGAATTAGCTTTGGAACCATATTCTGGCGTGGAAGAAGAAAAAATGGATAAGAAGAAGATCTTATCGAAAACTTCATACCAAGTTATGATTTCAAAATATACACAATACGTGGTGAGATCAACGAGGTTCTTCGGGGTGTATAAGgaattattatcatataAGGTTTTATTGAGGAAGTTGGGATTTTTGGGTGAAAGCAATGTGTACTATGAATACAGCGCAAAGGCAGCAGAGTTTTTGTCAACTAAGCTGAAGAAACTGTTCCATCAAGTGATAAATGGAGAAGTGCAAAGGGACGAAGTGTCGGGTAGGTTGAACCAAAAGTACCCATACATGAGGAAACATCTGGCATACCTGATATTCAACGGagatataaatttgtataaagGTTTGAAAACTGGAGAAAACTTTGACAAGTTTACAGATTATGTCAATTTGGAGAAGAGCACAACATCGCCAGCGTGGTTCTTAGGGAAAATCGGATATGAAGCCGAAGGAATACTGAAACTACTCCAAGAATTTGTAAAGTTCGCAAACATAAGTGCTAAGAAGAATAGGGAATTGCCAGTAAAGAGAAATAACTTTTATAAAAAGTTGTTTATGCAGCAGAAACCATTTCAGAACAGGATGGGGACGTCTGAGGCTACAAAGTCAAACGAAGATTTGTTTTATTCAGAATTTGCAAAGAAATCAAGTTCTCAATTAACAATAACAAACTTATGTGATAGCCTGAAGGTAGCAATGGAAAAATTGTCGTCAGAGTCGAAAATGGAAGATTTGGAGGATTACCTGACGAAACTGATTGGTTCCTCATACTTGGTAGACTTGGTGTCATCAAGAGCAATAACAGGAGATTTGGTAATAAAGGAAGTAATGGATTCTGATAAGTTTTATACAGAGTTTACCGATTCTGAAGATAAAGTAATTAAACCTCCACTATCAAATCACCTGAGATCAAAACAGCAAAACATGTATTCAGCCTCACATTATAGTAGAAATGTTAGAAATCAAGAACAAAAGAGATTGGAATCATGTTGTTTGTGCGGAGTAGGAGAAAACACATTGTTAAGAGGGTGTTTAGTGCCATGGAGGAATGGATTTATCCATTCTGAATGTATACTCTGGTCACTCAAGGATGTGTATTGCCCAAgaacatataattataattatgatAACCTTTACACACTGTTCGAGTTCAGTGAAAATTCACAGATGGAGAATGCGTATAAGAAAAAGAATAACATTGTCCCAGCTGTTAATTTCCAACAACCAAAATATGCAGATGAGACAGGGAGTGAGGGAAGTGAAAATTCAGAAGATCAAGGTGTGTTGGATTTGGATGATGAAACTGAGGATTCAAGACGTCAGTCAGAATTTGATGATAACGGGACTGAATACATTGATGAATCAGATAAAGATGAAATTGTGGTACAAAGTGCTCAGTCTGGGGTTACAGTAGGAAATGCTAAGTCTGAAACTATAGAACAAGGTAGTAAACCGGATGCTACTGTTGAAACTGGTAAACCGGATGCTACTGTTGAAACTGGTAAACCGGATGCTACTGTTGAAACTGGTAAACCGGATGTTACTGTTGAAACTGGTAAACCGGATGCTACTGTTGAAACTGGTAAACTGGATGTTAGAGTTGAAACTGATAAAGCGGAACCCGTGGTAGAAACTGGGAAGCCTGAGGTTACATCTGGACCTGTAAAAACGGACCACCCAGTAGTTAACACGGTCAGGTTTCAGGATGATCAGAATAAGCCTATGGTGACATTTGCACCTACTAACGTCACTAATGGTTTTGTTAAGCCTGAGTTAACTTTTGGATCAGGCGAAACAAGGGAAGATGGGAATGCTCGAGTTGAAGGAGTTGAAGttgatgatgaaaataGGGTATTTGCAGAAAGAGTGCCAGAACAGGCTAATATAAACTTGATGTACATGCCGGTGTTACCACCGGTTCATGTCCCAGACTCGCTAGTGGAAATGATATATAAGGCTTCAAGGTTAACAACATGCCAGTGGTGTAATATGAAAGGAGCGACAGTAACATGTGCAGGGtataactgtaaaatatcatTTCACCTTTGTTGTGCACTAGTGGCATCAAGTAAGCTAGTGCATAGTATGCTGGAAAGAGATAACCCGGAAGATGAGTTCCAAGTTAAAGTGTTCCCAATAAAGATGTTTTATACGAGAAGGAAGGTTTGGTGTGCAGCATGTTTTGAGTTTATAACAGAGAATGTCAAGTCGTATCACATTAAAAGCCTAATGAACCAGAAGAAGAGTGATATAAAGTCCTTTTTATGTTTGGAGGGATTGTCACCAAATGCAGCAAGAATAGTCTTTAGACAGACGTTACAGTCAGTAAGAATAGTGCCAAGAACATTAGATTACAAGAAGCTGGAAATATTCATGTCATGGACAAGCTCAACatataaaatagtaaaatcTGCGTATAACCAGACGATGTATAATCATCAACTGGAACCTGAAGTCTCGAATTTCATTTCAGATATCTTTAAGCCAGACCCACTGCCGGATAGCCCAAACAAGATTAACACCGATTATGATTACAAAAATAAGTACTTTTTGTACGGATCAGATAAACATGCCACATCAGTGTTTTCAGTAAAGGTGCCCTTTTTATGGTATGATGAAGCAGTGACACATAACTTATGGAGAATTGGAACACTGGCCATAATTAACATTGGTGATGCATTAATGCAGGATAGGAGTGGGACACTGTATCCAATTGGGTTTACATCAGTGAAAAGGTTCTGGAACACTAATTACTTTAGGCAGAAAAATGAGGAAGCTCAGGCTAACTTAAATTACTTTGAAAGACAGaagaaatattttacaaattccCATGCACCAGATGATACTGCTGGATGCTCAAATGGTTTGACGGGCAATCATAAATCTTGTTTGGATCAGCTGTTTTTAAATCATAATTCATCATTTAACACGGCATTTGACCATAGAAAGCACATGGGCCACGCAACAAGGAGTTATTACCTCTTTTGCATAAGATCACTAGGTGGAGAACCTTTCTTCACAATTGACCTCATATCTGATCCTAATTCACAGTATCCAAATCTTAGACTGTGCCAAGGAAGAGATTTAACCAAAACTTACAATGCATTTAAGGATATAATAAATGCTAGAACGTTGGATATACCCCCAGAAACATTTTTCGGACTTAACCTACACATTGTACTACAGCAAATTAGATTTGATCTCTGCTGTACAACGATGCACAGAACCACTCAATTCTGCAAAATCGCTGCATTCAAACAATCAGTCCTAGGTtcaag GATTTCGAATTTTGACGTGAATTTGAGGTTGGGAGAGCCGACAGTTAGTTTGCCGTATAAGTTAAACAGGACAGTAATGTTGGAGCATTTATCGAAAGATTTAAGAGAAAGAGAGCAAACG GATCCTGAGCTGATTGACGTGAGAAATAATAGAAGCAGAACTAGGAAGCAATATGACTTGTCAAACTCTTCAACTCAGTATAGATACCTGTTATCAATACCACCTGAAAGCAGACTTGATGTCAAACCCTCAGTGATTCACGGCCTAGGGTTATTCGCAACTGAGAGCATACCAGCAGGAGAACCAGTGGTAGAATACGTTGGAGAATTGATAAGAGATGTGGTTGGCGATCAGAGAGAAGAACTGTACTCTGAAGGTCAAGGAGGAGACGGCTCCTGTTACATGTTCAGACTTGATGACCAATACATCGTCGACGCCACCAGAAAGGGAAATATGTCCAGATTTATTAATCACAGTTGCGAT CCGAATTGTTTATGTCGCATAATAACGTGTGAGAATGGAATGAAGCACATTGTAGTGTTTGCAAAATCAGAACTGAGTCCAGGAGACGAAGTTACATACGATTATCag TTTGGTGTTGAATCGGAAACCAGAAAACTAATGTGCTTGTGCGGAGCACCTAATTGCTTAGGAAGAATGAACTGa